The following are from one region of the Salvia hispanica cultivar TCC Black 2014 chromosome 1, UniMelb_Shisp_WGS_1.0, whole genome shotgun sequence genome:
- the LOC125201793 gene encoding phosphoglycerate mutase-like protein 1 has translation MDAVRGQGMYPLHRCKTIHLVRHAQGFHNVCGEKDHSAYMSPEFFDAALTPLGWQQVDNLQKHVHSKGISRKIDLVVVSPLLRTMQTAVGVFGGGGFDNGIKAAPLMTENAGESDRPAISSLNAPPFVAMELCRERLGVNWCDKRKNITEYKLLFPAIDFSLIDTDEDTLWTVDVRESNEELAERGQKFLNWLWTREESEIAIVTHSAFLIHTLSAYGDDCQPPVKEEICRPFNNCELRSMVFVDRSMAASSSPKTNFPGKIPDGTDAPSEDNVEKN, from the exons ATGGATGCTGTAAGAGGCCAAGGCATGTATCCTTTGCACCGTTGCAAGACTATCCATTTG GTGAGACATGCCCAAGGTTTCCACAATGTGTGCGGAGAAAAGGACCACAGTGCATACATGTCCCCAGAGTTTTTTGATGCAGCACTTACCCCTCTTGGCTGGCAACAG GTGGACAATCTGCAGAAGCATGTTCATTCCAAAGGTATTTCAAGGAAGATTGATTTAGTAGTTGTTTCCCCTTTATTAAG GACTATGCAAACTGCTGTTGGGGTTTTTGGTGGAGGAGGTTTTGATAATGGCATCAAAGCAGCTCCTCTGATGACGGAAAATGCTGGGGAAAGTGATCGTCCAGCAATTTCAAGTCTCAATGCCCCACCATTTGTGGCAATGGAACTTTGTCGAGAGCGCTTG GGAGTTAACTGGTGTGACAAGAGAAAGAACATAACTGAGTATAAGCTTCTCTTTCCTGCTATTGATTTTTCACTG ATAGATACTGATGAGGACACTCTCTGGACTGTAGATGTTCGAGAATCTAATGAAGAATTGGCTGAGAGAGGCCAGAAATTCTTGAACTG GTTGTGGACGCGGGAGGAGTCTGAGATAGCTATTGTTACTCACAGTGCATTCTTAATTCATACCCTTTCTGCATATGGAGATGACTGCCAGCCTCCTGTGAAGGAAGAGATCTGCAGACC ATTCAACAATTGCGAACTTCGATCAATGGTGTTTGTGGATAGAAG TATGGCCGCGTCAAGTTCCCCGAAAACTAATTTCCCAGGAAAAATACCAGACGGGACAGATGCTCCTAGCGAAGACAACGTTGAGAAAAACTGA